A region from the Musa acuminata AAA Group cultivar baxijiao chromosome BXJ1-10, Cavendish_Baxijiao_AAA, whole genome shotgun sequence genome encodes:
- the LOC103968528 gene encoding pentatricopeptide repeat-containing protein At4g21065 isoform X2, whose translation MLWSSRHLSSLFRRSSSLLHLLQLHSLILKAALDHRPSVASKLISSLWPFSLAHARSVLSNLASPPPLFAWNSLIRAYADSDSPQEAIHLFSALRRAGNGRPDNLSYPFVLRACGRASVLRVGEMVHGVVLKAGFFLDLYVGNTLLHMYACCGVSKCAREVFDEMGVRDVVTWSSMIQGYLACHPVEALMVFLEMRSANVKPNSVTLISLLSASSYLASPCTGRAIHSYIVVNNIKLDVALGAALVSMYAKCGLLEEAFQVFKSLQEQDLQSWTIMIAGFVDHGQWEKAIDLFSQMEASGVRPDSTIFSVILCACSHLGMVDVGQTMFSRMVNEFHIKPTIEHYGCMVDLFGRAGLLETAYEFIKNMSITPNNVILRSFLGACRKSGKSFDIGDDLLKLLLEEEPDLGSNYVIAANMSALSGKWNDVAELRSNISKKGLKKVPACSWVEGNAEVPEWELLETSG comes from the exons ATGCTATGGTCTTCCCGCCACCTCTCCTCCCTCTTCCGAcggtcctcctccctcctccacctccttcaACTCCACTCGCTCATCCTCAAAGCCGCTCTCGACCACCGCCCATCCGTCGCTTCCAAGCTCATCTCCTCCCTCTGGCCTTTCTCCCTGGCCCACGCCCGCTCCGTCCTCTCCAACctcgcctctcctcctcctctcttcgcTTGGAATTCCCTTATCCGAGCCTACGCCGATTCCGATTCCCCCCAAGAAGCCATCCACCTCTTTTCAGCCCTCCGACGTGCAGGGAACGGGCGCCCTGACAACTTATCCTATCCGTTTGTTCTCAGGGCGTGCGGCCGTGCTTCCGTGCTGCGAGTCGGTGAGATGGTTCATGGGGTGGTCTTAAAGGCCGGGTTTTTCTTGGATTTATACGTTGGGAATACTCTTCTGCACATGTATGCTTGTTGCGGGGTGTCCAAATGCGCTCGTGAAGTGTTCGACGAAATGGGTGTTAGGGACGTCGTCACATGGAGCTCCATGATCCAAGGATATCTTGCTTG CCATCCTGTTGAAGCTCTAATGGTATTTTTGGAAATGAGATCAGCAAATGTTAAACCTAACTCAGTTACTCTAATAAGCCTACTTTCAGCTTCCAGTTATTTGGCTAGTCCGTGTACAGGACGAGCTATTCACTCATACATAGTGGTTAACAACATCAAATTGGATGTTGCCCTGGGTGCCGCTCTAGTCAGCATGTATGCTAAATGTGGGCTCTTAGAAGAAGCCTTCCAAGTTTTCAAATCCTTGCAAGAGCAGGACTTGCAGTCATGGACAATTATGATCGCAGGTTTCGTTGATCATGGCCAATGGGAAAAAGCAATTGATCTATTCTCCCAGATGGAAGCTAGTGGTGTAAGACCAGACAGTACAATATTCTCCGTCATTTTATGTGCTTGCAGCCACCTCGGTATGGTAGATGTAGGCCAAACAATGTTTTCTAGAATGGTAAATGAGTTTCATATCAAGCCAACAATTGAGCACTATGGTTGCATGGTTGATTTGTTTGGCCGAGCAGGTTTACTAGAAACTGCTTATGAGTTCATTAAGAACATGTCGATTACTCCAAATAATGTCATATTGAGGTCCTTTCTCGGAGCTTGCAGGAAAAGCGGCAAATCTTTTGATATCGGTGACGACTTGCTGAAGCTTCTGCTGGAAGAGGAGCCTGACCTAGGATCAAACTACGTGATTGCTGCCAATATGTCTGCATTATCTGGAAAATGGAACGATGTGGCCGAGTTAAGAAGCAACATCTCAAAGAAAGGTTTGAAGAAGGTTCCGGCCTGCAGTTGGGTGGAAGGGAATGCAGAAGTCCCAGAGTGGGAATTATTGGAAACTTCTGGATGA
- the LOC103968528 gene encoding pentatricopeptide repeat-containing protein At4g21065 isoform X1, which translates to MLWSSRHLSSLFRRSSSLLHLLQLHSLILKAALDHRPSVASKLISSLWPFSLAHARSVLSNLASPPPLFAWNSLIRAYADSDSPQEAIHLFSALRRAGNGRPDNLSYPFVLRACGRASVLRVGEMVHGVVLKAGFFLDLYVGNTLLHMYACCGVSKCAREVFDEMGVRDVVTWSSMIQGYLACSHPVEALMVFLEMRSANVKPNSVTLISLLSASSYLASPCTGRAIHSYIVVNNIKLDVALGAALVSMYAKCGLLEEAFQVFKSLQEQDLQSWTIMIAGFVDHGQWEKAIDLFSQMEASGVRPDSTIFSVILCACSHLGMVDVGQTMFSRMVNEFHIKPTIEHYGCMVDLFGRAGLLETAYEFIKNMSITPNNVILRSFLGACRKSGKSFDIGDDLLKLLLEEEPDLGSNYVIAANMSALSGKWNDVAELRSNISKKGLKKVPACSWVEGNAEVPEWELLETSG; encoded by the exons ATGCTATGGTCTTCCCGCCACCTCTCCTCCCTCTTCCGAcggtcctcctccctcctccacctccttcaACTCCACTCGCTCATCCTCAAAGCCGCTCTCGACCACCGCCCATCCGTCGCTTCCAAGCTCATCTCCTCCCTCTGGCCTTTCTCCCTGGCCCACGCCCGCTCCGTCCTCTCCAACctcgcctctcctcctcctctcttcgcTTGGAATTCCCTTATCCGAGCCTACGCCGATTCCGATTCCCCCCAAGAAGCCATCCACCTCTTTTCAGCCCTCCGACGTGCAGGGAACGGGCGCCCTGACAACTTATCCTATCCGTTTGTTCTCAGGGCGTGCGGCCGTGCTTCCGTGCTGCGAGTCGGTGAGATGGTTCATGGGGTGGTCTTAAAGGCCGGGTTTTTCTTGGATTTATACGTTGGGAATACTCTTCTGCACATGTATGCTTGTTGCGGGGTGTCCAAATGCGCTCGTGAAGTGTTCGACGAAATGGGTGTTAGGGACGTCGTCACATGGAGCTCCATGATCCAAGGATATCTTGCTTG CAGCCATCCTGTTGAAGCTCTAATGGTATTTTTGGAAATGAGATCAGCAAATGTTAAACCTAACTCAGTTACTCTAATAAGCCTACTTTCAGCTTCCAGTTATTTGGCTAGTCCGTGTACAGGACGAGCTATTCACTCATACATAGTGGTTAACAACATCAAATTGGATGTTGCCCTGGGTGCCGCTCTAGTCAGCATGTATGCTAAATGTGGGCTCTTAGAAGAAGCCTTCCAAGTTTTCAAATCCTTGCAAGAGCAGGACTTGCAGTCATGGACAATTATGATCGCAGGTTTCGTTGATCATGGCCAATGGGAAAAAGCAATTGATCTATTCTCCCAGATGGAAGCTAGTGGTGTAAGACCAGACAGTACAATATTCTCCGTCATTTTATGTGCTTGCAGCCACCTCGGTATGGTAGATGTAGGCCAAACAATGTTTTCTAGAATGGTAAATGAGTTTCATATCAAGCCAACAATTGAGCACTATGGTTGCATGGTTGATTTGTTTGGCCGAGCAGGTTTACTAGAAACTGCTTATGAGTTCATTAAGAACATGTCGATTACTCCAAATAATGTCATATTGAGGTCCTTTCTCGGAGCTTGCAGGAAAAGCGGCAAATCTTTTGATATCGGTGACGACTTGCTGAAGCTTCTGCTGGAAGAGGAGCCTGACCTAGGATCAAACTACGTGATTGCTGCCAATATGTCTGCATTATCTGGAAAATGGAACGATGTGGCCGAGTTAAGAAGCAACATCTCAAAGAAAGGTTTGAAGAAGGTTCCGGCCTGCAGTTGGGTGGAAGGGAATGCAGAAGTCCCAGAGTGGGAATTATTGGAAACTTCTGGATGA
- the LOC135595845 gene encoding uncharacterized protein LOC135595845: MGVVILDGSTVRAFVGDEEVFNRSVDERFAALDLNGDGVLSRAELRRALETFRLLETHFGVDVVTPPAEVAALYNSIFDQFDLDRSGTVDRDEFRSEMRRILLAIADGLGDFPLQIVLEDDDQGSNLLQQAVDLEAAKTKAAASGK; this comes from the coding sequence ATGGGGGTAGTGATATTGGACGGGTCGACGGTGCGGGCGTTCGTGGGGGACGAGGAGGTCTTCAACCGGAGCGTGGACGAGCGGTTCGCGGCGCTGGACCTCAACGGGGACGGCGTCCTCTCCCGCGCCGAGCTGCGGCGCGCCCTCGAGACCTTCCGCCTCCTGGAGACCCACTTCGGGGTCGACGTGGTCACCCCACCGGCCGAGGTCGCCGCCCTATACAACTCCATCTTCGATCAGTTCGACCTGGACCGCAGCGGCACCGTCGACCGCGACGAGTTCCGCTCCGAGATGCGCCGGATCCTCCTCGCCATCGCCGACGGTCTCGGCGACTTCCCCCTCCAGATCGTGCTCGAGGACGACGACCAAGGCTCCAACCTCCTCCAGCAGGCCGTCGACCTCGAGGCCGCCAAGACCAAAGCCGCGGCGTCCGGCAAATGA
- the LOC103968530 gene encoding uncharacterized protein LOC103968530 — MAASSALSSFRYADSLVVVGISVCTAFLCEAISWLLIYRTSTYKSLRSSIDKASKKLDTMKSTSASSSSKKPSSSSSLSSSSSSSSRAKKMDRVETSLKDATRELSLSKFKSGAVVAAVLFVVFGLLNSLFEGRVVAKLPFAPIPLVLKMSHRGLPGTDPTDCSMVFLYFLCSISIRTNLQKFLGFAPPRGAAGAGLFPMPDPKAS, encoded by the coding sequence ATGGCAGCGTCTTCGGCCCTCTCGTCCTTTCGCTACGCCGATAGCCTCGTGGTGGTCGGCATCTCCGTCTGCACGGCCTTCCTCTGCGAGGCCATCTCTTGGCTCCTGATCTACCGCACATCTACATACAAATCCCTTCGCTCCTCCATCGACAAGGCCTCCAAGAAGCTCGACACCATGAAGTCCACCTCCGCCTCATCCTCCTCCAAGAAACCCTCGTCCTCCTCGtccttgtcgtcgtcgtcgtcgtcttcgtcCCGGGCCAAGAAGATGGACCGCGTGGAGACCAGCCTCAAGGACGCTACCCGCGAACTCTCCCTCTCCAAGTTCAAGTCCGGCGCCGTCGTCGCTGCCGTCCTCTTCGTCGTCTTCGGCCTCCTCAATTCCCTATTCGAGGGCCGCGTGGTGGCTAAGCTACCCTTCGCTCCCATCCCGCTGGTCCTCAAGATGAGCCACCGCGGTCTGCCCGGGACCGATCCCACCGACTGCTCCATGGTGTTCCTGTACTTCCTCTGCTCTATAAGCATCCGGACCAATCTGCAGAAGTTCTTGGGTTTTGCGCCCCCAAGAGGCGCGGCCGGTGCCGGGCTCTTCCCGATGCCCGATCCCAAAGCTAGCTGA